A stretch of the Pseudomonas sp. ACM7 genome encodes the following:
- a CDS encoding cytochrome c/FTR1 family iron permease, with amino-acid sequence MTAPSRFLAWLVLPLFALCSFNLLADTVEGAPQALHLLDYIGADYPETVQAGKVINESEYQEQLASIKALQGLIAAMPAKPEKAGLEQGVSTLRNAITARQDGADVGRQARQLGAKLAVTYEVSQAPIITPDPTRGAPLYAQHCSVCHGDAGAGDGPAGVGLTPPPSNLRDAARLDHLSLYAIYSTLGLGVEGTDMPAFADQLDDRQRWDLATYIASFSADPAAAKSEKTYNIADLARQTPAEVQVAEGPQAAATFREQRAQPPQVKRGPAQLLDYTAATLDKSIAAYRTGDHDQAYDLSVAAYLEGFELVESSLDNVDANVRKDTEKSLMAYRQSLQDGLPVAQVQQRLDAAKAKLKTSAGLLGSDGLSWSLSYISGLLILLREGLEAILVLAAVLAFLRNTGQQSAVRSVNVGWGLALLAGLGTWALAAYVIDVSGSQRELLEGATALFASVMVLWLGVWMHDRRHAAAWQDYIKSSLVGGGGRFGFATLAFFSVYRELFEVILFYETLWLQAGPAGHNAVLAGGATALVLLVGLAWVILRGSAKLPLSLFFSINAGLLCALSVVFAGHGVKALQEAGIFGTRPVPFFDFDWLGIHADAYSLSAQAVAIIAIIVLYSRSRLAEKRRVQVS; translated from the coding sequence ATGACTGCCCCGTCCCGTTTCCTGGCCTGGCTGGTATTGCCGCTGTTTGCCCTGTGCAGTTTCAACCTGCTGGCCGACACCGTGGAAGGCGCGCCGCAAGCGCTGCATTTGCTCGATTACATCGGCGCGGATTACCCGGAAACGGTGCAAGCGGGCAAGGTCATTAATGAGTCCGAGTACCAAGAGCAGTTGGCATCCATCAAGGCGCTGCAAGGCTTGATCGCCGCGATGCCGGCCAAACCGGAAAAAGCCGGGCTGGAGCAGGGCGTCAGCACGCTGCGCAACGCGATCACTGCGCGTCAGGACGGCGCGGATGTCGGCCGTCAGGCACGGCAACTCGGCGCCAAGTTGGCCGTGACCTATGAAGTCAGCCAGGCACCGATCATTACGCCGGATCCGACCCGTGGTGCGCCGCTGTACGCTCAGCATTGTTCGGTTTGCCACGGCGACGCGGGTGCCGGGGATGGTCCGGCGGGTGTCGGTCTGACGCCGCCGCCGTCCAATCTGCGTGATGCGGCGCGGCTGGATCACCTGAGCCTCTACGCGATCTACAGCACCTTGGGCCTCGGCGTCGAAGGCACCGACATGCCAGCCTTCGCCGATCAGCTGGACGATCGTCAGCGTTGGGACCTGGCGACCTACATCGCCAGCTTCAGCGCCGATCCGGCTGCTGCAAAATCCGAAAAGACCTACAACATCGCCGACCTGGCCCGTCAGACTCCCGCAGAAGTGCAGGTTGCCGAGGGGCCGCAAGCTGCGGCGACCTTCCGTGAGCAGCGGGCGCAACCGCCGCAGGTCAAGCGTGGCCCGGCGCAGTTGCTCGACTACACCGCCGCAACGCTGGACAAGAGCATCGCTGCTTATCGTACGGGTGATCACGATCAGGCCTATGACCTGTCGGTGGCGGCTTATCTGGAAGGTTTCGAACTGGTCGAAAGTTCTCTGGATAATGTCGATGCCAACGTGCGCAAAGACACTGAAAAATCGCTGATGGCTTACCGTCAGTCGTTGCAGGACGGTTTGCCGGTGGCTCAGGTTCAGCAGCGTCTGGACGCGGCCAAGGCCAAGTTGAAGACGTCTGCCGGCCTGCTGGGCAGCGATGGCTTGAGCTGGTCTTTGAGCTACATCTCCGGTTTGTTGATTCTGTTGCGTGAAGGTCTGGAAGCGATTCTGGTGCTGGCGGCAGTTCTCGCGTTCCTGCGAAACACCGGCCAGCAATCGGCGGTACGCAGCGTCAACGTCGGCTGGGGTCTGGCGCTGCTGGCCGGTCTCGGGACTTGGGCGTTGGCGGCGTATGTGATCGATGTCAGCGGCTCGCAACGCGAATTGCTGGAAGGTGCGACGGCGTTGTTTGCCAGCGTCATGGTGCTTTGGCTCGGCGTGTGGATGCATGACCGTCGTCACGCGGCGGCCTGGCAGGATTACATCAAGAGCAGCCTGGTGGGTGGCGGTGGGCGTTTCGGGTTTGCGACGTTGGCGTTCTTCTCGGTGTATCGCGAGCTGTTTGAAGTGATTTTGTTCTACGAGACCTTGTGGCTGCAGGCAGGTCCAGCGGGCCATAACGCGGTACTGGCAGGTGGTGCGACGGCGTTGGTGTTGCTGGTCGGTCTGGCTTGGGTGATTCTGCGTGGCTCGGCGAAGCTGCCGCTGTCGCTGTTTTTCAGTATCAACGCCGGCCTGCTGTGTGCGTTGTCGGTGGTGTTTGCCGGGCATGGCGTGAAGGCGTTGCAGGAAGCCGGGATTTTCGGCACCCGGCCTGTGCCGTTCTTTGACTTCGACTGGCTGGGGATCCACGCTGATGCGTATTCGCTGAGTGCGCAGGCGGTGGCGATTATCGCGATCATCGTGCTGTATAGCCGTAGTCGGCTGGCTGAGAAGCGTCGGGTG